One Malaclemys terrapin pileata isolate rMalTer1 chromosome 7, rMalTer1.hap1, whole genome shotgun sequence genomic region harbors:
- the LOC128841260 gene encoding phospholipase A and acyltransferase 2-like isoform X3 — MPLKGVEPKPGDLIEISRFGYRHWALYVGYGYVIHLAPPSEFTKTGFSSLMSVVADKAVVRKEPLWAVVKGDDYRVNNKHDGKLPRRSVDQIIQEAESLVQDAMVAGAVGIVGVGALVAVATFIGALLSDNKQEDE, encoded by the exons ATGCCACTTAAAGGG GTGGAACCGAAGCCTGGGGACCTGATTGAGATTTCCCGCTTCGGATACCGGCACTGGGCCCTCTACGTGGGCTACGGATATGTCATCCACTTAGCTCCCCCCA GTGAGTTCACCAAAACTGGATTCTCCAGCCTGATGTCCGTGGTGGCTGATAAAGCCGTGGTGAGAAAGGAACCCCTCTGGGCAGTGGTGAAAGGCGATGACTACCGGGTCAACAACAAGCACGATGGGAAGCTGCCCCGTCGGAGTGTGGACCAGATTATCCAGGAAGCAGAGTCTCTG GTCCAAGATGCCATGGTTGCAGGGGCGGTGGGGATCGTGGGCGTAGGAGCCCTTGTGGCAGTTGCTACATTCATTGGCGCATTGCTCTCTGACAACAAGCAGGAGGACGAATAA
- the LOC128841260 gene encoding phospholipase A and acyltransferase 2-like isoform X2, with the protein MPLKGVEPKPGDLIEISRFGYRHWALYVGYGYVIHLAPPSEFTKTGFSSLMSVVADKAVVRKEPLWAVVKGDDYRVNNKHDGKLPRRSVDQIIQEAESLVGKTMPYSVTSENCEHFVTKLRYGVARSDQVQDAMVAGAVGIVGVGALVAVATFIGALLSDNKQEDE; encoded by the exons ATGCCACTTAAAGGG GTGGAACCGAAGCCTGGGGACCTGATTGAGATTTCCCGCTTCGGATACCGGCACTGGGCCCTCTACGTGGGCTACGGATATGTCATCCACTTAGCTCCCCCCA GTGAGTTCACCAAAACTGGATTCTCCAGCCTGATGTCCGTGGTGGCTGATAAAGCCGTGGTGAGAAAGGAACCCCTCTGGGCAGTGGTGAAAGGCGATGACTACCGGGTCAACAACAAGCACGATGGGAAGCTGCCCCGTCGGAGTGTGGACCAGATTATCCAGGAAGCAGAGTCTCTGGTGGGGAAGACGATGCCATACAGTGTCACCAGTGAGAATTGCGAGCACTTCGTCACCAAGCTGCGCTACGGTGTGGCTAGGAGTGACCAG GTCCAAGATGCCATGGTTGCAGGGGCGGTGGGGATCGTGGGCGTAGGAGCCCTTGTGGCAGTTGCTACATTCATTGGCGCATTGCTCTCTGACAACAAGCAGGAGGACGAATAA
- the LOC128841260 gene encoding phospholipase A and acyltransferase 2-like isoform X1 codes for MLILLQQVEPKPGDLIEISRFGYRHWALYVGYGYVIHLAPPSEFTKTGFSSLMSVVADKAVVRKEPLWAVVKGDDYRVNNKHDGKLPRRSVDQIIQEAESLVGKTMPYSVTSENCEHFVTKLRYGVARSDQVQDAMVAGAVGIVGVGALVAVATFIGALLSDNKQEDE; via the exons ATGCTGATTTTGCTCCAACAGGTGGAACCGAAGCCTGGGGACCTGATTGAGATTTCCCGCTTCGGATACCGGCACTGGGCCCTCTACGTGGGCTACGGATATGTCATCCACTTAGCTCCCCCCA GTGAGTTCACCAAAACTGGATTCTCCAGCCTGATGTCCGTGGTGGCTGATAAAGCCGTGGTGAGAAAGGAACCCCTCTGGGCAGTGGTGAAAGGCGATGACTACCGGGTCAACAACAAGCACGATGGGAAGCTGCCCCGTCGGAGTGTGGACCAGATTATCCAGGAAGCAGAGTCTCTGGTGGGGAAGACGATGCCATACAGTGTCACCAGTGAGAATTGCGAGCACTTCGTCACCAAGCTGCGCTACGGTGTGGCTAGGAGTGACCAG GTCCAAGATGCCATGGTTGCAGGGGCGGTGGGGATCGTGGGCGTAGGAGCCCTTGTGGCAGTTGCTACATTCATTGGCGCATTGCTCTCTGACAACAAGCAGGAGGACGAATAA
- the LOC128840296 gene encoding phospholipase A and acyltransferase 3-like, whose amino-acid sequence MNDETQNNSTSCIRVKIPSVHDFLMGSPYLLSQVELKPGDLIEIFRSCYQHWAIYVGDGKVIHLAPPCEHPMDGVASVLAALSDRAYVKKDWLEDVVRKDRYRVNNKHDETHPPLPVSKIVRRAEELVGREMPYNLTSHNCEHFVMELRYGVAMSDQVTEAIAMGTVGVMGVAAAVIRSMAQRRKHRKE is encoded by the exons ATGAATGATGAGACGCAAAATAATTCCACCTCCTGCATCAGAGTGAAGATCCCCTCCGTCCAT GACTTCCTAATGGGATCCCCATATCTCCTCTCCCAGGTGGAACTCAAACCCGGTGACCTGATTGAGATCTTCCGCTCATGCTACCAGCACTGGGCCATCTATGTCGGTGATGGCAAAGTCATCCACCTGGCTCCTCCTT GTGAGCACCCCATGGACGGCGTTGCCAGCGTCCTTGCGGCCCTGTCCGACAGAGCCTATGTGAAGAAGGACTGGCTGGAGGACGTGGTGCGCAAGGACCGCTACCGGGTGAACAACAAGCACGACGAGACACACCCCCCACTGCCGGTCTCCAAGATCGTCCGGCGGGCCGAGGAGCTGGTGGGGCGTGAGATGCCCTACAACCTGACCAGCCACAACTGTGAGCACTTCGTCATGGAGCTGCGCTACGGCGTGGCCATGAGCGACCAG GTCACGGAAGCTATAGCCATGGGCACTGTGGGGGTGATGGGCGTGGCGGCGGCTGTGATCAGATCCATGGCTCAGAGACGCAAGCATCGGAAGGAGTAG